A genome region from Clupea harengus chromosome 7, Ch_v2.0.2, whole genome shotgun sequence includes the following:
- the LOC105904889 gene encoding transmembrane protein 132D gives MSIYSHLWRILQILLATIVTVGTQELDSQELVDSPDGLVPFPVFLPVSFQVRDVEFLFLKEAGQDIMRNSSMRSSTQAMLVGSGTPLPLLNATYGPLLVQRTITPDLLGLPTQLFRPSPDVSSAGWRVRWHVLSRSVTSLSPRLRVLFYVAGRDWDRGEREPGGAADQLPCVTVFAFWQTQEVRASCLLNARRGTCLAALDPPVGWFSPTEGSSSRERLSMESTSARGNTMELYYQARPSEEGQCRDTGGKGGAGRGVGGGRGRERVQLRAEYTPVTPMRRIGSVRLLQEVQGVAPVTQLRLGEAIFIKTSSKPLKQTDIATFYVLIRSTSLLDTFTLRATLKKGVSFRTATPSNTLLWDTTMDSNADGTIAVICQQRSSPAGKRPSSKLLEILQMDFEVEELSTQAESQVIAWQLVLPADLRAAGQMEGTMRIYTTQRDFIGLAPLVQDTEIRNTAILTGKRVAVPVRTVAVEADGSVTDISDFTDCSSTDEDVLKVSDRCDYVYVNGKEQRGRVRMTVNFTYSYLSAQLEMSVWVPRLPLQIELSDNELSQIKGWRIPIQPTKRLGWSSDEDDRKGKGCMLQFQHALVRVVTHFVAEPSEARSPREPLAVFLGSDWQVDVTKLVRYFLKVEDPRIARLQAGRVLSGKDVGTTKIQVFSPLSDSILAERTVRVLDERVSITELGLQLVSGLSLSLQLSPGSNRAVLATATTQEELSSPKQEAVLSSWLQFSDGSLTPLDFYDPTHYRLSVTSLDEGVVSIQGEPPAATVVAEGEGQGALVRVEMGICEACHKSKRKTVLAVGLGSLKVKFQTGRQRVDAGGNGTSKGGSGTGLGGGATIPRKDSGSDYGNDGEEVGEGGGERKQPGSARLGPGTEQDVAASPASEREESAMRKLSTTTKPTIKDGTGGNSSGDMGKAPGNLVNYNNFPVEVPKSMEKEANDNSSNSKNSKGEEDGDDDGLGWENPLGLRPLTDLEIGMYALLGVFCLAILVFLANCISYLVKFRHKQVPTQGSEPAGHRHDWVWLGTDAELVMSVPGSPMQHEQHHHHAQQATTVIDIDKTASLSRRSHCQALSSPTVNTTHAAGGPAVGGCHGATLCGRGGGVRADSPTSKRKRVQFTTFGSLDRQSPHLSPRENGLGGIHWVGKEERDCGEPGCDRGRVGCHDGECENQVPNSDSLEQL, from the exons TTCCGGCCTTCCCCAGACGTCTCGTCAGCTGGATGGCGCGTGCGCTGGCATGTGCTGAGCCGCAGCGTAACCTCGCTGTCGCCACGGCTGCGCGTTCTCTTCTATGTGGCGGGCCGGGACTGGGACCGCGGCGAGCGGGAACCGGGAGGGGCGGCCGACCAGCTGCCCTGCGTCACCGTCTTCGCATTCTGGCAGACTCAGGAGGTACGTGCCTCGTGCTTGCTGAACGCCCGCAGGGGGACTTGCCTGGCCGCCCTGGATCCCCCCGTCGGTTGGTTTAGCCCCACCGAGGGCAGCTCCAGCCGGGAGAGACTGAGCATGGAGTCCACCTCCGCTCGCGGGAACACCATGGAGCTCTACTACCAGGCCAGGCCCAGCGAGGAGGGCCAGTGTAGAGACACGGGTGGGAAAGGAGGAGCAGGACGAGGcgtgggaggagggagggggcgggAGAGGGTGCAGCTGCGGGCAGAGTACACACCCGTCACACCCATGAGGAGGATAGGGAGTGTGCGGCtgctgcaggaggtgcaggGAGTCGCTCCGGTGACCCAACTTCGACTGGGAGAGGCCATTTTCATCAAGACCTCGTCCAAGCCGCTCAAGCAGACGGACATCGCCACCTTCTACGTGCTCATCAGAAGCACCTCGCTACTGGACACCTTCACACTCAG AGCCACTCTAAAGAAAGGTGTGTCTTTTCGAACTGCCACACCTAGCAACACATTGCTATGGGACACCACAATGGATTCAAATGCAGACGGTACCATCGCAGTCATTTGTCAACAGAGATCCAGTCCAGCAGGGAAAAG GCCTAGCAGCAAACTGCTGGAGATCCTTCAGATGGACTTCGAGGTGGAGGAGCTCAGCACCCAGGCGGAGAGCCAGGTGATCGCCTGGCAGCTGGTGTTGCCGGCGGACCTGCGGGCCGCGGGGCAGATGGAGGGGACCATGAGGATCTACACCACCCAGAGGGACTTCATTGGCCTGGCCCCACTCGTCCAG GACACTGAGATCAGAAACACAGCCATACTGACTGGGAAGAGGGTTGCCGTGCCTGTGCGGACTGTCGCCGTGGAGGCAGATGGCTCAGTGACCGACATCTCGGATTTCACTGACTGCAGCTCTACTGATGAAGATGTCCTCAAG gtgtcaGACCGCTGtgactatgtgtatgtgaacggTAAGGAGCAGAGGGGGCGAGTGAGGATGACGGTGAACTTCACCTACAGCTACCTGAGCGCCCAGCtggagatgagtgtgtgggtcCCACGGCTGCCCCTGCAGATCGAGCTCTCCGACAACGAGCTCAGCCAGATCAAGGGCTGGAGGATCCCCATACAGCCCACAAAGAG aCTGGGCTGGAGCAGCGACGAGGACGACCGTAAAGGAAAAGGCTGCATGCTTCAGTTCCAGCACGCCCTGGTGCGCGTCGTCACACACTTCGTGGCCGAGCCGTCGGAGGCGCGAAGCCCTCGCGAGCCGCTGGCCGTCTTCCTGGGCTCCGACTGGCAGGTGGACGTCACCAAGCTGGTGCGCTACTTCCTGAAGGTGGAGGACCCACGCATCGCCAGGCTACAAGCCGGGAGGGTCCTGTCTGGAAAAGATGTGGGCACCACCAAAATACAG GTCTTCTCCCCGCTGTCGGACTCCATCCTGGCGGAGAGAACGGTGCGCGTGCTGGACGAGCGTGTGAGCATCACAGAGCTGGGGCTGCAGCTGGTCAGcggcctctctctcagcctgcaGCTCAGCCCGGGAAGCAACAGGGCCGTCCTCGCCACGGCAACCACACAGGAGGAACTCAGCAGCCCCAAACAG GAGGCAGTGTTGAGTTCCTGGCTTCAGTTTAGTGACGGCTCTCTCACCCCACTGGATTTCTACGACCCCACGCACTACCGGCTGTCCGTCACCTCCCTGGACGAGGGTGTGGTGTCCATCCAAGGCGAGCCCCCGGCGGCGACTGTAGTGGCGGAGGGTGAGGGGCAGGGAGCACTGGTGCGGGTGGAGATGGGCATCTGCGAGGCCTGCCACAAGTCTAAGAGGAAGACAGTGTTGGCCGTCGGCCTAGGCAGTCTAAAGGTCAAGTTCCAGACTGGGAGGCAGCGTGTGGATGCCGGGGGCAATGGAACTAGCAAGGGGGGCAGCGGAACAGGTCTGGGAGGCGGGGCTACCATTCCTCGGAAGGACAGTGGGAGTGACTACGGCAATGacggggaggaggtgggggaggggggcggcgAACGGAAGCAGCCAGGCTCGGCGCGACTGGGTCCAGGGACGGAGCAGGACGTGGCAGCCAGCCCGGCGTCGGAGCGGGAGGAGAGTGCCATGAGGAAGCTTAGCACCACTACCAAGCCCACCATCAAGGACGGCACCGGTGGCAACTCCTCCGGAGACATGGGCAAAGCCCCTGGCAACCTGGTGAACTACAACAACTTCCCGGTGGAGGTGCCAAAGAGCATGGAGAAAGAGGCCAAcgacaacagcagcaacagcaaaaaCAGCAAGGGTGAGGAGGATGGGGATGACGATGGCCTGGGCTGGGAAAACCCTCTGGGTCTCCGTCCGCTCACCGACCTGGAGATCGGCATGTACGCGCTTCTGGGCGTCTTCTGTCTGGCCATCCTGGTGTTCCTCGCTAACTGCATCTCTTACCTGGTCAAGTTCCGACACAAGCAGGTGCCCACACAGGGCTCCGAGCCGGCGGGACACCGGCACGACTGGGTGTGGCTGGGCACGGACGCCGAGCTGGTGATGAGCGTGCCGGGCAGCCCCATGCAGCAcgagcagcaccaccaccacgcccAGCAGGCCACCACCGTCATCGACATCGACAAGACAGCCAGCCTCAGCCGCAGGAGCCACTGCCAGGCCCTGAGCTCCCCCACAGTCAACACCACTCATGCTGCTGGGGGGCCAGCGGTGGGGGGGTGCCATGGGGCTACGCTGTGTggcagggggggcggggtgcGTGCCGACTCGCCCACCAGCAAGCGCAAGCGGGTGCAGTTCACCACCTTTGGCTCGCTGGACAGGCAGTCGCCTCACCTGTCCCCCCGGGAGAACGGCCTCGGGGGCATCCACTGGGTGggcaaggaggagagggactgCGGGGAGCCCGGGTGCGACAGAGGACGAGTGGGGTGCCACGATGGCGAGTGTGAAAACCAAGTGCCCAACTCAGACTCTCTGGAGCAGCTTTAG